The window TGGGTTTTCCTGGAGCTGTTTATGCCGGTGGCTTTAATGCAATGTGGATTGGTATAGGTCTAGCTATAGGTACCTATTTAAATTGGCAATTTGTTGGGCAGAGATTACGTCGTTATACTGAAGTAATAGATGCTATAACAATTGCTGATTTTTTTGAGAAACGTTTTAAAGATAATAGTAGGGTTTTGAGAATTGTAACAGGTTTAGTTATTTTAGTATTCTTTACTATCTATGTATCTTCTGGGCTTGTTGCTGGAGGTAAGCTTTTTGAAAGTCTATTAAATATAGACTATACAATAGCAGTTTATTTTTCAGTGGTTATTGTTGGTTTATATACAGTTTTAGGTGGTTATTTAGCTGTTAGTTGGACAGATTTTGTCCAGGGG is drawn from Halanaerobiales bacterium and contains these coding sequences:
- a CDS encoding sodium:proline symporter (involved in the sodium dependent uptake of proline) — encoded protein: MSPEIITFIIYIGGMMGIGYYFYKQNESTSDYFLGDRSLNPYVTALSAQASDMSGWLLMGFPGAVYAGGFNAMWIGIGLAIGTYLNWQFVGQRLRRYTEVIDAITIADFFEKRFKDNSRVLRIVTGLVILVFFTIYVSSGLVAGGKLFESLLNIDYTIAVYFSVVIVGLYTVLGGYLAVSWTDFVQG